Proteins encoded together in one Astyanax mexicanus isolate ESR-SI-001 chromosome 10, AstMex3_surface, whole genome shotgun sequence window:
- the LOC103031293 gene encoding cytochrome P450 4V2, producing the protein MAILFGLYTLGSITSIILLILLACLTFQPLKRYIHKWNEMRPIPGMEGAFPIIGNALQFKANAAEFFNQIVQGTNENRHQPLAKVWVGPVPFLVLFHAETIEAVLSSSRHLDKSFSYTFLQPWLGTGLLTSTGDKWRSRRKMLTPTFHFSILADFLDVMNEQSDILIQKMQKHVGGEPFNCFSYITLCALDIICETAMGRRIYAQSNADSEYVQSVYKMSDIITRRQRFPWWWPEWIYNTFGEGKEHARRLKILHSFTSSVIKERAEHTSEGSDSESDHRSRKRRAFLDMLLKTTDEAGRALSHEDIQEEVDTFMFEGHDTTAAALNWTLHLIGSHRDIQNKLQAELKEVFGSSDRHVGVEDLKRLRYLECVIKESLRIFPSVPLFARSICEDCHINGFKVPEGVNAVIIPYALHRDPRYFPEPEEFRPDRFLPENSVGRHPYAYIPFSAGPRNCIGQRFALMEEKVVLATVLRHFDVQACQSRDDLRPLGELILRPEKGIWIKLRRRAN; encoded by the exons ATGGCCATTCTGTTTGGATTATACACCCTGGGGAGCATAACTTCAATCATCCTGCTTATTCTGCTGGCATGCCTCACATTTCAACCACTTAAAAGGTATATACACAAATGGAATGAGATGAGGCCAATTCCAGGAATGGAGGGGGCCTTCCCAATCATTGGCAATGCTTTGCAGTTCAAAGCCAATGCAGCAG AGTTCTTCAACCAGATTGTTCAGGGCACCAATGAGAACAGGCACCAGCCTCTGGCGAAGGTTTGGGTAGGACCTGTCCCCTTCCTCGTCTTGTTTCATGCAGAGACCATCGAG gctGTCCTAAGCAGTTCCAGACACCTCGACAAATCCTTTTCATACACGTTCCTCCAACCATGGCTCGGCACAGGTCTACTGACCAG CACAGGAGACAAGTGGCGCAGCCGACGCAAAATGCTGACCCCGACGTTCCACTTCTCCATCCTCGCCGACTTCCTGGACGTGATGAACGAACAGAGTGATATTTTGATCCAGAAGATGCAGAAGCACGTAGGCGGAGAGCCATTCAACTGCTTCAGCTATATCACTCTCTGTGCTCTGGACATCATATGCG AGACTGCAATGGGCAGAAGGATCTACGCTCAGAGCAACGCTGACTCAGAATATGTGCAAAGTGTGTATAA GATGAGTGACATCATCACTCGGAGACAGAGATTCCCATGGTGGTGGCCTGAGTGGATCTATAACACGTTTGGAGAGGGTAAAGAACACGCCAGACGCCTGAAGATCCTGCACTCCTTCACTTCCAGT GTGATCAAAGAGAGAGCGGAGCACACGAGTGAAGGATCAGACAGTGAGTCAGATCACCGCTCCAGAAAGAGAAGGGCCTTCTTGGACATGCTATTAAAAACCACAGATGAAGCCGGCAGAGCGTTGAGTCATGAGGACATTCAGGAGGAAGTGGACACCTTCATGTTTGAG GGTCACGACACTACAGCAGCTGCTCTAAACTGGACTTTACATCTAATCGGCTCTCATAGAGACATCCAGAATAAACTGCAGGCAGAGCTGAAGGAGGTGTTCG GATCATCAGACCGTCATGTGGGGGTGGAGGACCTGAAGAGGCTGCGTTACCTGGAGTGTGTCATTAAGGAGAGTCTGCGTATCTTCCCCTCCGTGCCGTTGTTTGCGCGCAGCATCTGCGAGGACTGTCACATAA ACGGGTTTAAAGTCCCGGAAGGTGTGAACGCTGTGATCATCCCGTACGCTCTTCATCGAGACCCCCGCTACTTTCCAGAGCCTGAGGAGTTTAGACCCGATCGTTTCCTGCCGGAGAACAGTGTAGGAAGACATCCATACGCGTACATCCCGTTCTCCGCAGGCCCCAGGAACTGCATCG GCCAGCGCTTCGCACTGATGGAGGAGAAGGTGGTTCTTGCCACAGTGTTGCGTCACTTTGACGTGCAGGCGTGTCAGAGCCGCGACGATCTGCGGCCCCTGGGGGAGCTCATCCTGCGTCCAGAGAAGGGCATTTGGATCAAACTGCGCAGGAGGGCCAACTGA